Below is a window of Vulpes vulpes isolate BD-2025 chromosome 5, VulVul3, whole genome shotgun sequence DNA.
cttttcttttttttttttatcatttatttatttgtgagagacacacagagagagagagagagaggcagagacacaggcagagggagaagcaggctccatgcagggagcctgatgtgggacttgatcccacgactccaggagcataccctgagccaaaagcacgcgctaaaccgctgagccacccaggcaacccaatttacttacttttctttttttttttttcttcttacttttctaTTAACTGTGCAGAATAGTCTTTTTGGGGGTCTCTCTTCTGATGGTAAATGAGTTGACATCCTGTATGTCTGAAAAGGTCACTATTCTACCCTCCCTCTCACGATAGTTTGactaggtatagaattctaggttgaaaatattttcctgccAAATCCAAAGCGACCTTTTCATTGTCTTCTAGATCCCAGTGGTTCTATTGAGGAGTctaatgcctttttgttgttaaTCCTCCCATGTGAGAccgtttattttttttcttggagaggAGGTAGATACTAAAACTTTTAGAATCTTCTCCATATCTCATAATGCTTTAAATTCTCTCAATAATATGTCCTAGTATGGATCTTTCCTCACTGATGGCCTGCACACTTGCTGAGCCCTTTTAGATCAGAAACTTGAGTCTTTCAATTCTGGAGAAATGCcctaaaaaatctctttaatcaTTTCCTTCCTACCACTTTTCTGTTCCTTATGGAACTCAGTAGATATTACACCCCCTGGATTGcttcttcaaagaaaaaacagacatttatcttgtctttctcatttcgttttttatttttatttattttttaaaagattttatttatttattcatgagagacagagagagagaaagagaaagagagagagaggcgcagagacacaggcagagggagaagcaggctccatgcagggagcctgatgtgggacttgatcccaggatcataggatcacaccctgggctgaaggcggtgctaaactgctgagccacccaggctgccctcatttctttttttaaaagatctttcatttttaagtaatctatgcacccaacatggggctttaactcacaatcccaagatcaagagtcacatgttccatcaactgagccagccaggtgccccttgtcttTCTCATTTCTAAGCTTGATGtcttcttattttactttctggAGACTTATCTTTCAAAtgatctattgaatttttaatttctgcagcatttttaagttttaagagcTCTTATTTTCTGAGTGTTCCTTTGTAAAGTTGTGGTTTAaacatacattttgaaaaatgtataaatgtatccAACACATCAAGCAGCAGAACTTTACCAACCCCCAGAAGACCCCTTCATACCCCTTCTAGGCAGTATCTCCCTTAGTGGGGGGGACACTAATGTTAATTCTGACACCATGCTTGTGTTTGAAatctacataaatgaaatcacatagtCTGTACTCTTTTGCCTGgccttttttcactcagcattatgcTTGTATGATTCGTCCACACTGCATATAGCTGTAGcttattctttttcattggtGTGTGACATTCCATTATCTCAGTATACCACAATTAATtttccattctactgttgatgggTATTACACCGTTTCCAGATTGGGACTATTATGAATAGAGATGCTATGAACATTCCAGTAATGTCTTTTGGTGAACATATGTTCACCAAACACACATTTTTGTATGGTATGTGCCCAGAGGTGGACTTGCTGGATTACAACACTGATTTAATTGTAGCAGATAGCTGTTAAGCAGCTTTCCAAATTGGTTGTACCAAGTTACACCTCCACCAGTAGTGTACAAAAATTTTGCTTGTTCCACAACTTCACCAGCACTTGGTATTTTCTATCACTTCCATGGTAGCCACTCTGGTAGGCATGTAATGGTATCTAatatggttttttgtttatttgttgtttttttttaacagctttacttAGATATAACTTAAATGCCATAAAAATCACTCTTCATAAGTATTCATTTTGATTATGTTCAGGAAATTTATacagttgtgcagccatcactgcagtaaagttttaaaacatttcatcatCTTAGAAGGTTCTCTAGTACCCATTTGCAGTCATTCCTCCTCCCACGCCAAAACCCAGACAGCCACTGGTGTGCTTTTTATGTGGCTTTActtcacatttccctgatgactaatcaGGTTGAGCCCTTTTTCATATGGCTACTAGCCATTTGGATGTCCTCTTTTGTGAAGTTTCTGCTCAGCTTTTTATGCCAATTTTAACAATTGAGTTGcttgtctttcattttgtgttagaggagttctttatatattctgtatatgagAAGTACTTTGTCAGATAAATATATTGTGATTATAGTTTCCTACCCTatgttttgcctttttgttctcttattggtttattttgataaaaaagtttctaattttaatataatttgacttctatctttaaatatttttcttttatgattaatatcttttgtgtcctctttaaaaaatctttttttattccaaGATCACAAAAATGTAGTCCTATTTTTCTCTAAAAGCTTTCTTGTTTCAACTTTCATATTTAGATCTGCAATCCAGTTAGAGTTGAtatttgtgtgtggtgtgaggtagggggaaaaaaacctgtatttttttttcaaagattttatttatttattcatgatagacacagagagggagagaggcagagacacaggcagagggagaagtaggctctatgcagggagctcgacgtgggactcaatcccgggtctccaggatcacgccctgggcgcttaaaccgctgagccacccaggctgccctgtatttttttttttaatacaggtaTTCAGTGGACCCAGTGGATATCATTTACTGAAAATAGCATCCTTTCCCCAGTGACTATGAGGTCATCTTTGCTCTAAGTCAGGTGAACATAAATGTATGGGTCTTTCTCATTCAGGTTCCATTGGTCAATTTGTCTCTCTTCATCGATGCCATGCAGTCTTAATGactatatcttcattttttttttcaaaacacagcATCCTGTTCTCATTTTACAAGTATGGCATTTTGTCTCTCAAAGGATTTTGACTGGTTGAACTTTTCTTCCGCTCCCTACTGTCTTTATTTCCTCCCagctctcttttctgtttgtcttgATCTCTGTAGTTGCTGCCAACAGCTTTCCTTGCACAAGGGCAATCCCTGCCTGCCCTTTCATATTGAGAGGCAAGGCTCTAGGAAGCCACTGAAAATCCTCAGTGGATGAATGGGGTTTAGCACTTTGGGGGCTTCCTGGGGTGGGGTAAGTATGTTGTTctttgctggaggggtggtggtggttttctCTTTGGCTCATCAGTTTCTCAGCAGCAAACCCTCTGATCTCCAGACTAGGAATAGAAGGCTCACTATCATCGATGTCTTGGGTGACAAGTAGGGAAGGTCCAGGGGTGACCCACCTTTCAGAATGTCAGCCTTTGCTTGGTTCACCTGTTTTTAGCACAGTACCTGCCCTCACCCAGCTGTGCCTAGAGTACCAAATGCAGGGGTCCTCTGACTCACCATCTCCAGGGAGTAAATCTCTGGCTTCTGCCAGCCTGGCTGTCACTTGGCTGCAGGGAGTGGGGGACACCTGCTCTTTTTATACACCTTCTACAGTCCTCATTTCAGCCCACCCTCACTTCTCAGCCAGAGGATCCCAGTCCAAAACCTGTCAGAGAGAGCCACATGCCTGGATGCCTTTGTCTAGATATCTGTTCTTTTTGCCTATTTCCAGAACTCATTAGTGCCTTTACCACAGAACAAGAGAGGGGAAAGAACAAGAGATCCTATCTCTCTCACCATAACTCATTTCCCATTCATGTTTCTGTGTTCCATCTTCTGAAATGTTGTCAGCATCCCTTACCTGCGGTGGTTCCcactcttctttgtcttttgggtTTACCCTTTTAGGTCTTTGCTATCAATTTTGGTGgatttcagagggagcatgggcTTGGTCTTCTGTGGATAACTGGGGTCCCCCTTTGAGCTTTGCACTCCCTGTTCCTTCTCTCTGGAATGTTCTTCATCACTCTTCCCTTTAGTGGCCCATTGCCATCCTTCATGTCTGGGGGCAGTCTGTCACCTCCTCAAGGAAGACTTCCCTGAATGCTTCCTCATGTAGAGTAGCCCCCTGCACCCCAGTTCCATTTCTTCTCATCACCATCATCCGTGGGGTGTCCTTGCCTGAGGGCATGGATGAATGGCCCCATGGAAGCTAtttcctttattacttttttttttttaagattttattttatttattcatgagacacacacagaagcagagacacaggcagagggagaagcaggctccatgcagggagcccgatgcgggactcaatcccaggatcacaagatcaagccctgagccaaatgcagacactcaactgttgagccacccaggcatccctgtacagAAAGTTTTACAGGGGAAAAAGTACTACTTGTCTGGGCAGACTGGAAGGCTGGAGTTGAGGTCTGCTGTCCATGTGGAGCCAGTAGACGAACTTGCCACTGCACAGAAGGCAGGACTGGAGGCTGAAGCTCCCGGGTCCCTTTGGCCCCTGACCAAGcctggcctcccctgcccctgctgcagACAGACCCGGTGCGGCTGACCCAGCTATATGAGCAGGCTCGGTGGGACTTACTGCTGGAGGAGACCGACTGCACCGAGGAGGAGATGATGGTGTTCGCAGCCCTGCAGGTGCCCGGGGGGGGCTGGGTGCCCCAGGGGGTAGGGTGCAGGTCAAGCCCAGGGTGGTCTCCCAGCCAGGGGGCATCTCCGGGAAGCCCCACTTAGGGCATTGTGGGCTATGGGGCAGCCCACTCAGCCCCCCCGGCCATGTGCCCCTCCCAGTACCACATCAACAAGCTGTCCCAGAGTGGAGAGGTGGGCAAAACTGCTGGCACGGACCTGGGGCTGGACGACCTGGATGCCGCCCTGAACAACCTGGAGGTGAAGCTGGAAGGCTCGGCCTCCACAGATGTGCTGGTGAGGAAGGACTCTAGTCAGGCTTGGGGTCGGGGTCAAGTGCGAACACCTGGTCCCCCTCTAACTCCCCTTCTTGGCAGAACAACCTCACCACCATCCCAGAACTTAAGGACCATCTCCGGATCTTCCGGTGAGTTAGGGCCAGAGTTGGCAGCCCTGCCCGAGGGGCCCAGTGTGGACAGAGAAcccaggagagagggaggcaactTAACGCAGACCTCCTGCTTCGCCTTCAGGCCCCGGAAGCTGACCCTAAAGGGGTATCGCCAACACTGGGTGGTGTTCAAGGAGACCACCCTGTCCTACTACAAGAGCCAGGATGAGGCCCCAGGGGACCCCATTCAGCAGCTCAACCTCAAGGGTGAGTGAAGGTGGCCTGGCAAGGACACAGACAAGGACAGGAGCTGGCTGGGGGCCCATGTGAAAGCTCTCACCTCAGTTTCCCCCTGGGGGGCAGAAGAAGACGCCCTCTGTCCTGAGCTATTGCACTGGGCTGGCCTTCGCCCAGGGATCTCTCAGGCAgggcgcgccccccccccccccccggcctacCCACCCCTTCGTCTCCCTCTAGGCTGTGAGGTGGTCCCTGATGTCAACGTCTCAGGCCAGAAGTTCTGTATTAAACTCCTGGTACCCTCCCCTGAGGGCATGAGCGAAATCTACCTGCGGTGCCAGGATGTAAGTCAGGGCCAGGCTGAGGCTGGATGGGGATGGGAACAGGGGCAGGCGGCTGAACCGAGCCTGTTCCTCATCCCCCAGGAGAAGCAGTATGCCCGCTGGATGGCCGGCTGCCGACTGGCGTCTAAGGGTCGCACCATGGCAGACAGCAGCTATGACAGCGAGGTGCAGGCCATTCTGGCCTTCCTCAGCCTGCAGCGGACAGGTGGCGGGGGCTCAGGCAACCACCCCCAGGGCCCTGATGCCTCTGCCGAGGGTCTCAACCCCTATGGCCTTGTTGCACCCCGCTTCCAGCGAAAGTTCAAGGCCAAGCAGGTGCCAAAGGAAGTGGGTGGTGGGAATGACCACAGTGTTTACTTGGCCACCTTTGGCCCCTGGATCTCCACAGAGCCTTCCTTTAGAAAGCCATGTGCTCGCtcattccttctcctccccacgtCCTTAAGACCGAGCACGCTGGTCCCTACCCTCTGGGAGGGGTCATGGTCCACCTCGGGCCTGACTCAGCTCCTATCTGCTGAGTGGTGAGAGGGTGCACTGTGGTggccccacatggggccccaCCCCGGTTCCAGGCTCAGCATCCTGTCTCCCCAGTGGGGACAGACAGGAGGTCTCAGGGATTTTGATGGCTCCTCACCAGTGTGGTCCCACAGCTCACCCCACGGATCCTGGAAGCCCACCAGAACGTGGCTCAGCTTTCACTGTCTGAGGCCCAGCTGCGCTTCATCCAGGCCTGGCAGTCCTTGCCTGACTTTGGCATCTCCTACGTTGTGGTCAGGTACGGGCCCAGCCTGCTCCACCCTCCTTGTGGCCTGCTGAGGCACCCTGAAGCCTCCCTTCTTGTTCTTTGTGGGCGCTCTGTGGGTACTCAGCCATCCTCTGCCCCTGGCAGCACACACCAGAGTGAGAGATCAGGCCGAGACGGCAGGAGCCCTGGCCCTCCTTGCAGCTCCAGAGACCAGTCCCTCTGGAGGCTGCGGTTCCCTGCTGTGACAGGGAGCGCCCTCTGCCCATTTCCCAAGCCTGCAAACATAGAGCCAGGCAACAGATGATGAAGATACCAAAGAAAGTTGTTCTTGAAAGGCATGGACAGTTTGCCTGATGCTGTCAAAGGCTATTATAATGATTTTATCAGCTAACACTCATTTCCTGGACGAGGAACCTGAGGCCCAAGGAACCTAGCTGACATGTGCCCAGCTTGCTCCTGGGCACCGTGCCAGGCTATCTGGGTGGGCTCCGGGGCCATGCAGGGCAGGgctcttgctcacactctctccccGCCCCACCGGGGCTAGGTTCAAGGGCAGCAAGAAGGATGAGATCCTGGGCATCGCCAACAACAGGCTGATCCGCATTGACCTGGCTGTAGGCGACGTGGTCAAGACCTGGCGCTTCAGCAATATGCGCCAGTGGAATGTCAACTGGGACATCCGACAGGTGGGCTTGGACTCAGGGTGGGATCAGGCAGGACAGGGACAGGCACAACCAGGGctggaggggggggcgggggctgctccCTTATCtcacctcctccagcccctctgaCTGCCCACTCTGCAGGTGGCCATCGAGTTTGATGAACATATCAACGTGGCTTTCAGCTGTGTGTCCGCCAGCTGCCGCATCGTGCATGAATATATCGGGGGCTACATTTTCCTGTCAACCCGAGAGCGGGCCCGTGGGGAAGAGCTGGACGAGGACCTCTTCCTGCAGCTCACAGGAGGCCATGAGGCCTTCTGAGGCCTGTCTGATCGCCCCCACTTTGCTCACTGCCTGCTATGGCCAC
It encodes the following:
- the FERMT3 gene encoding fermitin family homolog 3, coding for MAGMKTATGDYIDSSWELRVFVGEDDPEAESVTLRVTGESHIGGVLLKIVEEIKRKQDWSDHAIWWEQKRQWLLQTHWTLDKYGILADARLFFGPQHRPIILRLPNRRALRLRASFSQPLFQAVAAICRLLSIRHPEELSLLRAPEKKEKKKKEKEPEEELYDLTKVVLAGGVAPALFRGMPAHFSDSAQTEACYHMLSRPQPPPDPLLLQRLPRPSSLLDKTQLHSRWLDSSRCLMQQGIKAGDMLWLRFKYYSFFDLDPKTDPVRLTQLYEQARWDLLLEETDCTEEEMMVFAALQYHINKLSQSGEVGKTAGTDLGLDDLDAALNNLEVKLEGSASTDVLNNLTTIPELKDHLRIFRPRKLTLKGYRQHWVVFKETTLSYYKSQDEAPGDPIQQLNLKGCEVVPDVNVSGQKFCIKLLVPSPEGMSEIYLRCQDEKQYARWMAGCRLASKGRTMADSSYDSEVQAILAFLSLQRTGGGGSGNHPQGPDASAEGLNPYGLVAPRFQRKFKAKQLTPRILEAHQNVAQLSLSEAQLRFIQAWQSLPDFGISYVVVRFKGSKKDEILGIANNRLIRIDLAVGDVVKTWRFSNMRQWNVNWDIRQVAIEFDEHINVAFSCVSASCRIVHEYIGGYIFLSTRERARGEELDEDLFLQLTGGHEAF